A portion of the Terriglobales bacterium genome contains these proteins:
- a CDS encoding M1 family metallopeptidase, with amino-acid sequence MPLAMVIVVAALGTAQARFVPDPIVRYKIDARLDAARKTIAGRETIVWKNHTAGSVPDLQFHLYLNAFKNNQSTFMREGGSRRRTGTTGKLEEWGYEQIHVIKVDGKDLTSKLEYIHPDDDNAADQTVARVPLGQAIGRGKSVTIEIEWTSKMPRIFARTGYRNNYFLLAQWFPKPGVYEGVGERHRQVAGWNCHQFHSTTEFFGDYGVFDARLTVPSDFEIGATGAERSRTANPDGTTTYNYYQEDVHDFAWVTEPKSEAEKITRTFEADKQVSSQEIAEWSQKTGTPPEQVKLQDVKVSLFIQREHEDQVDRHFRAIFAALKWFGLFYGKYPYDTLTVVDPIGASGGMEYPTFITAGTQYWPAAHALSPEGVIVHEFGHQFWYGLVGNNEFEEAWLDEGFNSYSTTKVLERAYPPGEMYERWAGVPYPAAVWTEMPVPAYPWFGVKEIGLGQFFERVPMVQMYARSGRGYWTRAQADAMERYAWLDMDPESYGVQAYAKPEVTLHTLEALLGNQWPKVIRTYHQRYRFKHPDAIDFMTTVNEVSGRDMKWFFDQTIYGTGLLDYSISVTNEKKAAREGYFDQDGRPAYVEGKKVLDKDAEHQPEILVRRLGEMQFPVTVRVRFEDGTIKTERWDGQYRWTKFKYEGKPKIAWAIVDEDYDWKLQVQRTHDSYLAEPVKLAAQKWYLRWVVWLQNALMAFSFFS; translated from the coding sequence TTGCCATTAGCGATGGTCATCGTGGTCGCCGCGTTGGGAACGGCACAAGCAAGATTTGTTCCCGATCCCATCGTGCGCTACAAGATTGATGCGCGGCTGGACGCGGCGAGGAAAACGATTGCCGGGCGCGAGACCATCGTGTGGAAAAACCACACCGCCGGATCGGTGCCGGACCTGCAATTTCACCTCTACCTGAACGCCTTCAAAAATAATCAATCCACATTCATGCGGGAAGGCGGAAGCCGGCGCCGGACGGGCACGACCGGGAAACTGGAAGAATGGGGATACGAGCAGATTCACGTCATCAAGGTGGATGGCAAGGATCTGACCTCGAAGCTGGAGTACATCCATCCTGACGACGACAACGCCGCCGATCAAACGGTGGCGCGGGTTCCGCTGGGGCAGGCGATAGGGCGGGGCAAGAGCGTCACCATCGAGATCGAGTGGACCTCGAAGATGCCGCGGATTTTTGCGCGGACGGGGTACCGCAACAATTACTTTTTGCTGGCGCAGTGGTTCCCCAAGCCAGGCGTATATGAAGGCGTGGGCGAGCGGCATCGGCAAGTTGCGGGATGGAACTGCCACCAGTTTCACTCGACCACCGAGTTTTTCGGCGACTACGGCGTTTTCGACGCGCGCCTCACCGTGCCCAGCGACTTTGAAATCGGCGCCACCGGCGCGGAGCGCAGCCGAACCGCGAATCCCGACGGCACCACAACTTACAACTACTACCAGGAAGACGTGCACGATTTTGCCTGGGTCACGGAGCCGAAGAGCGAAGCGGAAAAAATCACCCGCACATTCGAGGCCGATAAGCAGGTGAGCTCGCAAGAAATCGCGGAGTGGTCGCAGAAGACGGGCACGCCGCCGGAACAAGTGAAGCTGCAGGATGTGAAGGTCAGCCTATTTATCCAGCGCGAGCACGAGGACCAGGTGGACCGCCACTTTCGCGCGATTTTTGCCGCCCTCAAGTGGTTCGGGCTGTTCTACGGAAAATATCCGTACGACACGCTGACGGTGGTGGATCCGATCGGCGCCTCCGGCGGAATGGAATATCCCACCTTCATCACCGCGGGAACGCAATACTGGCCGGCGGCGCACGCGTTGAGCCCGGAGGGCGTGATCGTGCACGAGTTCGGCCACCAGTTCTGGTACGGCTTGGTCGGCAACAACGAGTTCGAGGAAGCGTGGCTGGATGAAGGATTCAATTCCTATTCCACGACCAAGGTGCTGGAGAGGGCGTACCCGCCGGGAGAAATGTATGAACGATGGGCCGGCGTGCCGTATCCGGCGGCGGTATGGACCGAGATGCCGGTGCCGGCTTATCCGTGGTTTGGCGTGAAGGAGATCGGGCTGGGGCAGTTCTTCGAGCGGGTGCCTATGGTGCAGATGTACGCGCGTTCCGGACGAGGCTACTGGACACGGGCGCAGGCCGATGCCATGGAGCGATACGCCTGGCTCGATATGGATCCCGAGAGCTACGGCGTGCAGGCGTACGCAAAGCCGGAGGTCACGCTGCACACCCTGGAGGCGCTGCTGGGAAACCAGTGGCCGAAGGTGATCCGGACCTATCACCAGCGCTACCGCTTCAAGCATCCCGATGCGATTGACTTCATGACGACCGTCAACGAAGTATCGGGACGCGACATGAAGTGGTTTTTTGACCAGACGATCTACGGCACAGGCCTGCTGGATTACTCCATCTCGGTGACGAACGAAAAGAAGGCCGCCCGCGAGGGTTACTTCGACCAGGACGGGCGACCGGCCTACGTCGAGGGCAAGAAAGTCCTGGACAAGGATGCTGAGCACCAACCCGAAATTCTGGTGCGACGCCTGGGCGAGATGCAGTTCCCGGTCACGGTGCGCGTGCGCTTCGAGGACGGCACCATCAAAACGGAGCGCTGGGACGGCCAGTACCGCTGGACGAAGTTCAAGTACGAGGGAAAGCCGAAGATCGCCTGGGCCATCGTCGACGAAGACTACGACTGGAAACTGCAGGTACAGCGCACGCACGACAGCTATCTCGCCGAACCGGTGAAACTGGCAGCGCAAAAGTGGTACTTGCGGTGGGTGGTCTGGTTGCAGAACGCGTTGATGGCATTTTCGTTTTTCTCCTAG